A window of the Mesorhizobium opportunistum WSM2075 genome harbors these coding sequences:
- a CDS encoding amino acid ABC transporter permease produces MLGQIFYALPFLAEGFAVTLWVSLLVVVLSLIAGVLLGVGLVYGPTPLRWAVRIFSDTIRGIPILVLMFFVYYGLPAIGLHLPSFWAAVFALTLFKTAQVVEYVRGAVGSIPQGQSEAAMAIGLTFRQRLAYVIFPQAFRRFLPPWINGVTDAVKGSALVSLLGITDLMQAINQVIGRTYEAMPLYILGALIYFAVNYALSLASRRLERRFSFIRE; encoded by the coding sequence ATGCTGGGCCAGATCTTCTACGCCTTGCCGTTCCTCGCCGAAGGCTTCGCCGTGACCTTGTGGGTGTCACTGCTGGTCGTCGTCCTGTCGCTCATCGCCGGTGTCCTGCTGGGGGTCGGCCTGGTCTATGGCCCCACTCCGTTGCGCTGGGCGGTGCGCATCTTCTCGGACACCATCCGCGGGATTCCGATCCTGGTGCTGATGTTCTTCGTCTATTACGGCCTGCCGGCGATCGGGCTGCACCTGCCATCGTTCTGGGCCGCTGTGTTCGCGCTCACCTTGTTCAAGACGGCGCAAGTGGTGGAATATGTGCGCGGCGCCGTCGGCTCCATCCCCCAGGGCCAGTCCGAAGCGGCGATGGCGATCGGGCTGACCTTCCGCCAGCGACTGGCCTACGTCATCTTCCCGCAGGCCTTCCGGCGCTTCCTGCCGCCGTGGATCAACGGCGTCACCGACGCGGTCAAGGGCAGCGCGCTGGTGTCGCTGCTCGGCATCACCGACCTGATGCAGGCCATCAACCAGGTCATCGGCCGCACCTATGAGGCAATGCCGCTCTATATACTGGGCGCGCTCATCTACTTCGCGGTCAACTACGCGCTCTCGCTCGCCAGCCGGCGGCTCGAACGGCGCTTCTCCTTCATCCGGGAATAG
- a CDS encoding tetratricopeptide repeat protein, with protein MRILFAFLTALLVSGALPASADDQAAPPSAPNAPAAPVTKQDRLDKLFTDLKRERNEKAAERIAGNIWNEWSQSGSASIDLMMQWSQKAIENQKFDVALDFLDQVVTLQPSYAEGWNRRATVHFMMKNYGKSMSDIDRALQLEPRHFGALSGLAQIMALTGHKQSALEAWQKVLVIYPMMRSAQDQVATLSEELAGEGI; from the coding sequence ATGCGGATTCTTTTTGCATTCTTGACAGCTTTGCTCGTCTCCGGCGCCCTGCCGGCCAGCGCGGATGATCAGGCGGCTCCGCCGTCAGCCCCGAATGCACCGGCCGCGCCGGTGACGAAGCAGGACCGGCTCGACAAGCTGTTCACCGACCTGAAGCGCGAGCGCAACGAAAAGGCGGCCGAACGCATCGCCGGCAACATCTGGAACGAATGGTCCCAGTCGGGCAGCGCCTCGATCGACCTGATGATGCAGTGGTCGCAAAAGGCGATCGAGAACCAGAAGTTCGACGTCGCCCTCGATTTCCTCGATCAGGTGGTGACCTTGCAGCCGAGCTACGCCGAAGGCTGGAACCGGCGCGCCACTGTGCATTTCATGATGAAGAACTACGGCAAGTCGATGTCCGACATCGACCGCGCGCTGCAGCTCGAGCCGCGCCATTTCGGCGCGCTGTCCGGTCTGGCGCAAATCATGGCGCTGACCGGCCACAAGCAGTCGGCGCTCGAGGCCTGGCAGAAGGTGCTGGTCATCTACCCGATGATGCGCAGCGCCCAGGACCAGGTCGCGACGCTTTCCGAAGAGCTTGCCGGAGAAGGGATTTGA
- a CDS encoding aminotransferase class V-fold PLP-dependent enzyme has product MKTYSDTGSNTTIRERLGLRPIINVSGTMTALGASIIVPEAISAMAEMASQWVEMDDLQRAASTVVARLTGGEAGFITACCASGITMAIAGAMTGTSLLAIERLPDDTGDLKSEVVIQLGHIVNYGAPIDQSVRVAGAKVIPAGTVSVTQHYHVREAINERTAAALYVVAHHTVQYGMLSLEEFCDICHAKGVPVIVDAASEYDLRGFLARGADVVIYSGHKFLSGPTSGIVTGRKDLVRSAYLQNRGVARAMKVGKESIAGTMAALEAWEKRDHAGIRRREEAALNLWLDALQGLPGIFANIIPDPTANPLDRLQIFVSAESRFSAAGLASTLAAGSPPIIVRNHEVERGHFFLDPCNLHPGEAEIVAERLRAVLTAKDRPADAMKAARKDSSGVLRWPD; this is encoded by the coding sequence ATGAAAACCTATTCCGACACCGGCTCCAACACCACCATCCGCGAACGGCTGGGCTTGCGGCCGATCATCAACGTCTCCGGCACAATGACCGCGCTGGGCGCATCGATCATCGTTCCCGAAGCGATCAGCGCCATGGCCGAAATGGCTTCGCAATGGGTGGAGATGGACGATCTGCAGCGTGCCGCGAGCACGGTCGTCGCGCGCCTCACCGGCGGCGAGGCCGGCTTCATCACCGCCTGCTGCGCCAGCGGCATCACCATGGCGATCGCCGGCGCCATGACGGGCACCAGCCTTCTCGCCATCGAGCGCCTGCCTGACGACACCGGCGACCTCAAGTCGGAGGTCGTTATCCAGCTCGGCCACATCGTCAATTACGGCGCGCCGATCGACCAGTCGGTCCGCGTCGCCGGCGCCAAAGTGATCCCTGCCGGCACGGTCAGCGTCACGCAGCACTATCACGTGCGCGAAGCGATCAACGAGCGCACGGCGGCTGCCCTCTACGTAGTCGCCCACCACACCGTGCAGTACGGCATGCTGTCGCTGGAGGAATTCTGCGATATCTGCCACGCTAAGGGCGTGCCGGTGATTGTCGATGCCGCTTCCGAATATGATCTGCGCGGCTTCCTGGCGCGCGGCGCCGACGTCGTCATCTACAGCGGCCACAAATTCCTCTCAGGCCCGACCAGCGGCATCGTCACCGGACGCAAGGACCTGGTGCGATCAGCCTATCTGCAGAACCGAGGCGTCGCGCGCGCCATGAAGGTCGGCAAGGAGAGCATCGCCGGCACCATGGCGGCGCTGGAAGCCTGGGAAAAGCGCGACCACGCCGGCATCCGCCGCCGCGAGGAGGCTGCGCTCAACCTCTGGTTGGACGCTTTACAGGGACTGCCGGGCATCTTTGCCAACATCATCCCCGATCCGACCGCCAATCCGCTCGACCGGCTGCAGATCTTCGTCTCAGCCGAAAGCCGGTTCAGTGCCGCCGGTCTCGCTTCGACGCTCGCGGCAGGCTCGCCGCCGATCATCGTGCGCAATCACGAGGTCGAGCGCGGCCATTTCTTCCTCGACCCCTGCAACCTGCATCCCGGCGAGGCGGAGATCGTCGCCGAACGGCTGCGCGCTGTACTGACCGCGAAGGATCGTCCCGCCGATGCGATGAAAGCCGCCCGCAAGGATTCGTCCGGCGTCTTGCGCTGGCCGGATTGA
- a CDS encoding 5-(carboxyamino)imidazole ribonucleotide synthase, protein MSLPAGSTIGIIGGGQLGRMLAMSAARLGYRTVVLEPQADCPAAQVANRQIMAAYDDPAALAELAAASAVVTYEFENVPVAAAGALAAKVPVYPPPRALEVAQDRVGEKTFINDIGIATADFRPVDTDDELTAALKAFGGSGILKTRRMGYDGKGQRVFRNMETGGFAGTCEAMGNVPLILESFVPFEREISVIAARGLDGTVAAYDPAENVHRDGILHTSTLPAAIRPETAQAARAAAAKILSALDYVGVIGVEFFVLADGSLLANEIAPRVHNSGHWTEAACTVSQFEQHIRAVAGLPLGDPKRHSDCVMENLIGDDVLRVPELLAEPDLMLHLYGKAEARPGRKMGHFTRISRRT, encoded by the coding sequence GTGAGCCTGCCCGCCGGATCGACCATCGGCATCATTGGCGGCGGCCAACTCGGCCGCATGCTGGCGATGTCAGCCGCCCGCCTCGGCTACCGCACCGTGGTGCTGGAGCCGCAAGCGGATTGTCCCGCCGCGCAAGTCGCCAACCGGCAGATAATGGCCGCCTATGACGATCCGGCGGCCCTTGCCGAACTGGCAGCGGCAAGTGCCGTCGTCACCTACGAGTTCGAGAACGTTCCGGTTGCCGCCGCAGGCGCTCTTGCCGCCAAAGTGCCGGTCTACCCGCCGCCACGCGCCCTCGAAGTGGCGCAGGATCGGGTGGGCGAGAAGACGTTCATCAATGACATCGGCATTGCCACGGCTGATTTCCGCCCCGTCGACACTGACGACGAACTGACGGCGGCGCTGAAGGCATTCGGCGGCAGCGGCATCCTGAAGACGCGACGCATGGGTTATGACGGCAAGGGCCAGCGCGTCTTCCGCAACATGGAAACCGGCGGTTTTGCCGGCACCTGCGAGGCGATGGGCAATGTCCCGCTGATTCTGGAAAGCTTCGTGCCGTTCGAGCGCGAGATATCCGTGATCGCGGCGCGTGGACTGGACGGAACCGTGGCTGCCTACGACCCGGCCGAGAATGTCCACCGCGACGGCATCCTCCACACCTCGACCTTGCCGGCCGCGATCAGGCCTGAAACTGCGCAGGCGGCGCGAGCGGCGGCGGCAAAAATCCTATCGGCGCTCGACTATGTCGGCGTCATCGGCGTCGAGTTCTTCGTGCTGGCCGACGGCTCGCTGCTGGCCAACGAGATCGCCCCGCGCGTCCACAATTCCGGCCATTGGACCGAAGCCGCCTGCACCGTCTCGCAGTTCGAGCAGCACATCCGCGCCGTCGCCGGCCTGCCGCTGGGGGACCCGAAGCGTCATTCCGATTGCGTGATGGAGAACCTGATCGGCGATGACGTGCTGCGTGTCCCCGAACTGCTCGCCGAGCCCGATCTGATGCTGCATCTCTATGGCAAGGCCGAGGCGCGCCCAGGCCGCAAGATGGGCCATTTCACCCGCATCAGCCGCCGTACTTAA
- a CDS encoding amino acid ABC transporter ATP-binding protein — translation MSEASTASPALLDVRDVSKAFGAVEVLRSVSLEVKRGEVVTVIGPSGSGKTTLLRCVNFLESYDSGSIRIDGKEVGYREAATRQRRSERDLASMRAETGMVFQSFNLFPHLTAAGNIMLGLTKVRGKSEAEARQAAEHWLGRVGLAHKADSLPAELSGGQQQRVGIARAVAMEPKILLLDEITSALDPELVGEVLAVVRSLAEDGMTMLMVTHEMAFARDASSRIVFMADGGVSAVGPPKEILAAETSNERLRTFLARFRASHF, via the coding sequence ATGTCCGAAGCCTCAACCGCCAGCCCCGCGCTGCTCGACGTGCGCGATGTCTCCAAGGCCTTCGGCGCCGTCGAGGTGTTGCGTTCCGTCAGCCTTGAGGTCAAGCGCGGCGAGGTGGTCACCGTCATCGGCCCCTCCGGCAGCGGCAAGACCACGCTGCTGCGCTGCGTCAACTTCCTGGAGAGCTACGACAGCGGCTCGATCCGCATCGACGGCAAGGAGGTCGGCTACCGCGAGGCCGCAACGCGCCAGCGCCGCAGCGAACGCGACTTGGCCAGTATGCGCGCCGAGACCGGCATGGTGTTCCAGAGCTTCAACCTGTTTCCGCATTTGACGGCGGCCGGCAATATCATGCTCGGGCTCACCAAGGTGCGGGGAAAGAGCGAGGCCGAGGCGCGCCAGGCGGCCGAACACTGGCTCGGCCGCGTTGGTTTGGCCCACAAGGCCGACAGCCTGCCGGCCGAGCTCTCCGGCGGCCAGCAGCAGCGCGTCGGCATCGCGCGCGCCGTGGCCATGGAGCCGAAGATCCTGCTGCTTGACGAGATCACCTCCGCGCTCGACCCCGAACTGGTCGGCGAGGTGCTGGCCGTGGTGCGCAGCCTCGCCGAGGATGGCATGACCATGCTGATGGTGACGCACGAAATGGCCTTTGCCCGCGACGCATCGAGCCGCATCGTCTTCATGGCCGATGGTGGCGTCAGCGCTGTTGGTCCGCCCAAGGAAATCCTCGCGGCGGAGACCAGCAACGAGCGCCTCCGCACCTTCCTGGCGCGCTTCCGCGCCTCGCATTTCTGA
- a CDS encoding alpha/beta fold hydrolase, whose product MNLISAALAFLMALVFGLVGVTRVGSWLIERRNPPIGEFADINGARIHYVHIPAPANADLPPIVFIHGASANLRDQMLPLRPPLEGRAEMLFFDRPGHGWSGRGPGNNEDPSAQARTLAALMDHLGIRKAIIVGHSFGGAITAAFGREHADKTLGLVFLAPATHPWPGGATSWYYDLTTLPVIGRLFSETLAYPAGTLQMADATTCVFSPNKVPDNYPGIASIPLVLRPAAFRANATDVAGLYRYALGAAPHYNAITAPTVIISGDRDKVVYAHIHSVGLARDISGAELIWVRNLGHKPDWIAADLVVGAIEKFAGKTVDLEAMAKVVEARIAGDTYGAGKCADIKEPEAELAPT is encoded by the coding sequence ATGAACCTGATCTCCGCCGCACTCGCCTTCCTGATGGCGCTTGTCTTTGGCCTCGTCGGCGTCACCCGCGTCGGCTCATGGCTGATCGAGCGCCGCAATCCGCCGATCGGTGAATTCGCCGACATCAATGGCGCGCGCATCCACTATGTCCACATCCCGGCGCCCGCCAATGCGGACCTGCCGCCGATCGTCTTCATCCATGGCGCCAGCGCCAATCTCCGGGATCAGATGCTGCCGCTGCGGCCACCGCTCGAAGGACGCGCCGAAATGCTGTTCTTCGATCGGCCGGGGCACGGCTGGTCGGGGCGCGGCCCCGGCAACAATGAGGATCCGTCGGCTCAGGCAAGAACGCTGGCCGCACTCATGGATCATCTCGGCATCCGCAAGGCGATTATCGTCGGCCATTCCTTCGGCGGAGCCATAACCGCCGCCTTTGGCCGCGAACACGCCGACAAGACGCTCGGCCTAGTCTTCCTCGCGCCCGCGACCCATCCCTGGCCGGGCGGCGCGACTTCCTGGTACTACGACCTGACCACCCTCCCGGTGATCGGCCGGCTGTTCTCGGAAACGCTGGCCTATCCCGCCGGAACGCTGCAGATGGCCGATGCCACCACCTGCGTGTTCTCGCCCAACAAGGTGCCGGACAATTATCCCGGCATTGCCTCGATCCCGCTGGTGCTGCGGCCGGCGGCCTTTCGCGCCAACGCCACCGACGTCGCCGGGCTCTATCGCTATGCGCTCGGCGCGGCACCGCACTACAACGCGATCACGGCGCCGACCGTGATCATCTCCGGCGACCGCGACAAAGTCGTCTATGCGCATATCCATTCCGTCGGCCTGGCGCGCGACATATCGGGCGCTGAGCTGATCTGGGTGCGCAATCTCGGCCACAAGCCCGACTGGATCGCCGCCGATCTCGTGGTTGGCGCCATCGAGAAGTTTGCCGGCAAGACCGTCGATCTGGAGGCTATGGCCAAGGTGGTGGAAGCACGGATTGCAGGCGATACATACGGTGCCGGCAAGTGCGCCGACATCAAGGAACCTGAAGCCGAGCTGGCACCGACCTGA
- a CDS encoding anti-sigma factor family protein, protein MTHDDGLPNDPEGIRLMIHALADGELDAAAALAVERRIAADPRLAAEHARIMALRGAVSRLPRPDVSDAFRARIAAIGMAGTEQQEQAGATEPQRGVPSALPGLIAGAGGGQRREAGTRPSQARPSPRARRFGSFDWRAMAASIMVSAVLASGATQWLMFNGAEDGFAAAVASGHRRSLLAASPIDIVSSDRHTVKPWLDARIGVSPPAPDLAQDGFALIGGRVEMISGRPVPALVYRHREHLITLVAEPQQGGKTIQPDDLSSGGFSMVHWSDGAFSYWAISDMERPELDDFVARFRKAAV, encoded by the coding sequence ATGACACACGACGACGGACTGCCCAATGATCCCGAAGGTATCAGACTGATGATCCATGCCCTTGCCGATGGCGAACTCGACGCGGCCGCCGCACTTGCCGTGGAGCGGCGCATCGCCGCCGACCCGCGGCTTGCCGCCGAGCATGCCCGTATCATGGCCTTGCGGGGAGCGGTGAGCCGCTTGCCGCGCCCCGATGTCAGCGATGCCTTTCGAGCCCGCATCGCGGCGATCGGCATGGCCGGCACCGAACAGCAGGAGCAGGCCGGGGCGACGGAGCCGCAGCGTGGCGTGCCGTCGGCGCTGCCAGGGTTGATTGCGGGCGCGGGCGGCGGCCAGCGCCGGGAAGCCGGGACACGGCCTTCCCAGGCGCGGCCATCGCCAAGGGCGCGCCGTTTCGGCTCGTTCGACTGGCGCGCCATGGCCGCGTCGATCATGGTCAGCGCCGTGCTGGCCAGCGGGGCGACGCAATGGCTGATGTTCAACGGCGCGGAAGATGGCTTTGCTGCGGCGGTCGCCAGCGGCCACCGCCGCAGCCTGCTTGCCGCGAGCCCGATCGACATCGTCTCGTCCGACCGCCATACGGTCAAGCCGTGGCTCGATGCCCGGATCGGCGTCTCGCCGCCGGCGCCCGATCTTGCCCAGGACGGGTTCGCGCTGATCGGCGGCCGGGTCGAGATGATATCGGGCCGGCCGGTGCCGGCACTGGTCTACCGGCACCGCGAGCACCTGATCACGCTGGTCGCCGAGCCGCAGCAAGGCGGCAAGACCATCCAGCCGGACGACCTTTCGTCGGGCGGCTTCTCGATGGTCCACTGGAGCGATGGCGCCTTCTCCTACTGGGCGATCTCCGACATGGAGCGGCCCGAGCTCGACGACTTCGTCGCCCGCTTCCGCAAGGCTGCGGTGTGA
- the ykgO gene encoding type B 50S ribosomal protein L36 has product MKIKNSLKALKARHRDNQLVRRKGRVYIINKTAPRYKARQG; this is encoded by the coding sequence ATGAAGATCAAGAATTCGCTCAAGGCGTTGAAGGCGCGTCACCGCGACAACCAGCTGGTTCGCCGCAAAGGCCGCGTCTACATCATCAACAAGACCGCCCCCCGCTACAAGGCGCGCCAGGGCTGA
- a CDS encoding RidA family protein produces MTPYIRLAELGLKLPEPPTPIANFVTHAESGRLIFLSGQGPLRADGTLCTGKVGEDVTVEQAYEHARLTGLNLLAVMHAAAGDLGRIVRVVKLLGFVNATPTFSDHPKVVNGCSDLFADVFDKIGGHARSAIGVGSLPGNITVEIEAVVEIAAA; encoded by the coding sequence ATGACGCCTTACATCCGGCTCGCCGAACTCGGCCTGAAGCTGCCCGAGCCGCCGACGCCCATTGCCAACTTCGTCACCCATGCAGAGAGCGGCCGGCTGATCTTCCTCTCCGGCCAGGGACCGCTGCGCGCCGACGGCACGCTTTGCACCGGCAAGGTCGGCGAGGACGTGACGGTCGAGCAGGCGTATGAGCATGCACGTCTCACCGGGCTCAACCTGCTCGCCGTCATGCATGCCGCCGCCGGCGACCTCGGCCGCATCGTGCGCGTCGTCAAGCTGCTCGGCTTCGTCAACGCGACCCCGACCTTCAGCGACCATCCGAAGGTGGTCAACGGCTGCTCGGACCTGTTCGCCGATGTCTTCGACAAGATCGGCGGCCATGCGCGGTCGGCGATCGGCGTCGGCTCGCTGCCTGGAAACATCACTGTCGAAATCGAGGCGGTCGTCGAGATCGCCGCAGCCTGA
- the purE gene encoding 5-(carboxyamino)imidazole ribonucleotide mutase, with the protein MNDQRADVAIIMGSQSDWATMRQAAETLDALGVPHTRLIISAHRTPDRLYEFAKGAKAAGYKVIIAGAGGAAHLPGMTAAMTPLPVFGVPVESKALSGQDSLLSIVQMPAGIPVGTLAIGKAGAANAALLAAAVLALNDDKLAQRLDAWRASQTAKVATEPTDTP; encoded by the coding sequence TTGAACGATCAACGCGCCGACGTCGCCATCATCATGGGCAGCCAGTCCGACTGGGCGACCATGCGCCAGGCCGCCGAAACGCTGGACGCGCTGGGCGTTCCGCACACGCGGCTGATCATCTCCGCGCATCGCACGCCCGACCGGCTCTACGAATTCGCCAAGGGCGCCAAGGCTGCCGGCTACAAGGTGATCATCGCCGGCGCCGGTGGGGCCGCTCATCTGCCGGGCATGACGGCGGCGATGACGCCGCTGCCGGTGTTCGGCGTACCGGTGGAATCGAAGGCGCTGTCCGGACAGGATTCGCTGCTTTCCATCGTCCAGATGCCCGCCGGCATTCCGGTGGGGACGCTGGCCATCGGCAAGGCTGGTGCGGCCAACGCCGCCCTGCTGGCCGCTGCCGTGCTGGCGCTGAACGACGACAAGCTTGCCCAGCGGCTCGATGCCTGGCGCGCCTCGCAGACCGCCAAGGTCGCGACTGAGCCGACGGACACGCCGTGA
- a CDS encoding DUF1036 domain-containing protein, with protein sequence MPLLTLTVGMSAMVMASPARADFRVCNATQNLVGVGIGYRAKAGWITEGWWHIEGSSCKTLIEGPLSSRFYYLYAEDAERGGRWDGPINMCVAEKEFKIAGVNDCVARGFQRAGFQEYDTGEQASWMVQLTDEPATGGAPAAPGTNSQ encoded by the coding sequence ATGCCGCTCCTGACCCTGACCGTCGGCATGTCGGCAATGGTCATGGCCTCGCCGGCGCGCGCCGATTTCCGTGTCTGCAACGCCACGCAGAACCTGGTCGGCGTCGGCATCGGCTATCGCGCCAAGGCCGGCTGGATCACCGAAGGCTGGTGGCACATCGAAGGATCGAGCTGCAAGACGTTGATCGAAGGGCCGCTGTCATCAAGGTTTTACTATCTTTATGCAGAAGACGCCGAGCGTGGCGGACGCTGGGACGGCCCGATCAACATGTGCGTGGCTGAAAAAGAGTTCAAGATCGCCGGCGTAAACGACTGCGTCGCCCGGGGCTTCCAACGCGCCGGATTCCAGGAATATGACACGGGCGAACAGGCAAGCTGGATGGTCCAGCTGACCGATGAGCCCGCAACGGGAGGCGCTCCAGCCGCCCCGGGAACAAATAGTCAATGA
- the pyk gene encoding pyruvate kinase: MRRSRKVKILATIGPASSSEEMLKKLFEAGADVFRINMSHTDHELMRTLVGRIRAVEEQVGRPIGILADLQGPKLRVGKFANGKEVLTLGQTFTLDDNPEPGTSARVYLPHPEILSSVEPGHRLLIDDGKLELKAVKSNGKSIVCTVVAGTTISDKKGVSLPDTDLPVGALTEKDRKDLDAVLATGVDWVALSFVQRPEDLAEARKIARGRALIMAKIEKPQAVARLAEIIELSDALMVARGDLGVEMPLEAVPGIQKQITRAARRAGKPVVVATQMLESMITAPVPTRAEVSDVSIAVFEGADAIMLSAESAAGAYPVEAVAMMNRIAAKVETDPTYAGIINAQRSEPEATGADAISLAAREIAETLKLSAIITYTASGTTGLRAARERPQVPIIALSPILNTARRLSLLWGTHCVVSPDATDLDDMVNRACRIALEEEFGKPGDRVIITAGVPLRTPGSTNMLRIAYVGSETAGR, from the coding sequence ATGAGACGCAGCCGCAAGGTCAAGATCCTAGCCACCATCGGTCCGGCCTCCTCTTCCGAGGAGATGCTGAAGAAGCTGTTCGAGGCCGGCGCGGATGTCTTCCGCATCAACATGAGCCATACCGATCACGAACTGATGCGCACGCTGGTCGGCCGCATCCGGGCCGTCGAGGAACAGGTCGGCCGGCCGATCGGCATCCTCGCCGACCTGCAAGGGCCGAAGCTGCGCGTCGGCAAGTTCGCCAATGGCAAGGAAGTGCTGACGCTGGGCCAGACCTTTACGCTCGACGACAATCCAGAGCCGGGTACGTCGGCCAGGGTCTATCTGCCGCATCCGGAAATCCTGAGCTCGGTTGAACCAGGCCATCGCCTGCTGATCGACGACGGCAAGCTCGAACTGAAGGCGGTGAAGAGCAACGGCAAGTCGATTGTCTGCACCGTCGTTGCCGGCACCACGATTTCCGACAAGAAGGGCGTCAGCCTGCCTGATACCGACCTGCCGGTCGGCGCGCTGACCGAAAAGGACCGCAAGGATCTCGACGCGGTGCTCGCCACGGGCGTCGACTGGGTTGCGCTGTCCTTCGTGCAGCGGCCCGAGGATCTGGCCGAGGCGCGCAAGATCGCACGCGGCCGGGCGCTGATCATGGCCAAGATCGAAAAGCCGCAAGCCGTTGCCCGGCTGGCCGAGATCATCGAATTGTCCGACGCGCTGATGGTCGCCCGTGGCGATCTCGGCGTCGAGATGCCACTCGAGGCCGTGCCTGGCATCCAGAAGCAGATCACGCGCGCCGCGCGCCGCGCCGGCAAGCCGGTGGTGGTGGCCACGCAGATGCTGGAATCGATGATCACCGCGCCCGTGCCGACCCGCGCCGAGGTGTCCGACGTCTCGATCGCTGTGTTCGAAGGCGCCGACGCCATCATGCTGTCGGCCGAATCGGCGGCGGGTGCCTATCCCGTCGAAGCGGTGGCGATGATGAACCGCATCGCCGCCAAGGTCGAAACCGATCCGACCTATGCCGGCATCATCAACGCGCAGCGCTCCGAGCCCGAAGCGACCGGTGCCGACGCCATTTCGCTGGCCGCGCGCGAAATCGCCGAAACGCTGAAGCTGTCGGCGATCATCACCTACACCGCATCTGGCACCACTGGCCTGCGCGCTGCGCGCGAACGGCCGCAGGTACCGATCATCGCGTTGTCGCCGATTCTCAACACCGCCAGGCGGCTGTCGCTGTTGTGGGGCACGCATTGCGTCGTCTCGCCCGATGCCACCGACCTCGACGACATGGTCAACCGTGCCTGCCGCATCGCGCTCGAAGAGGAATTCGGCAAGCCTGGCGACCGCGTCATCATCACGGCCGGCGTGCCGCTGAGGACGCCCGGATCGACCAACATGCTGCGCATCGCCTATGTCGGATCGGAAACTGCCGGCCGGTAA
- a CDS encoding lysozyme inhibitor LprI family protein, with product MRRIFLSACLVLLAGTSIVRAQECDRSDDSQQMMNICAGEDYQAADARLNAAYQDLISSDDADGKRLLQAAQRAWIAFRDAECAHSTAASAGGSIHAMAVSQCLTRLTDDRTRQLAAAANCEEGDVSCASPDEDSDEVQ from the coding sequence ATGCGCCGAATTTTCCTGTCCGCCTGCCTTGTCCTGCTGGCCGGAACCTCGATTGTCCGGGCGCAGGAATGCGACCGCTCGGACGACAGCCAGCAAATGATGAATATCTGTGCCGGCGAGGATTACCAGGCCGCCGACGCCAGGCTCAATGCGGCCTACCAGGACCTGATCAGCTCGGACGATGCCGACGGCAAGAGATTGCTGCAGGCGGCACAGCGTGCCTGGATCGCCTTCCGCGACGCCGAGTGCGCACACTCCACAGCCGCCAGCGCAGGCGGTTCCATTCACGCGATGGCGGTTTCGCAATGCCTCACCAGGCTGACCGATGATCGCACTAGGCAACTCGCCGCCGCGGCCAATTGCGAGGAAGGCGATGTCAGTTGCGCCAGCCCCGACGAGGACAGCGACGAGGTGCAATAG
- a CDS encoding sigma-70 family RNA polymerase sigma factor — protein sequence MSERALAERFNEVVLPHLGDALALARWLTGNAADAEDVVQDACIKAHAGIAGYAGGNSRAWLLTIVRNASYTWMARNRPRGMMAVGDLGDLDDMAAAHGTSLPDEDGPEASLIARADTAALEAAIAALPQPFRETLVLRDINGLSYREIAAMLAVPIGTVMSRLARARGLLASELGRAS from the coding sequence TTGAGCGAGAGGGCGCTGGCGGAACGCTTCAACGAGGTGGTGCTGCCGCATCTTGGCGACGCGCTGGCACTTGCCCGCTGGCTGACCGGCAATGCGGCCGATGCCGAGGACGTCGTGCAGGACGCTTGCATCAAGGCGCATGCCGGGATCGCAGGCTATGCCGGCGGCAATTCCCGCGCCTGGCTGCTGACCATCGTGCGCAACGCCTCCTACACCTGGATGGCGCGCAACCGGCCGCGCGGCATGATGGCCGTCGGCGATCTCGGCGATCTCGACGACATGGCCGCCGCGCACGGCACCAGCCTGCCGGACGAGGATGGCCCGGAGGCAAGCCTGATCGCCAGGGCCGATACAGCGGCACTCGAGGCTGCAATCGCCGCCCTGCCGCAGCCGTTTCGCGAAACGCTGGTGCTGCGCGACATCAATGGCCTGAGCTATCGCGAGATAGCGGCTATGCTTGCCGTGCCGATCGGTACAGTGATGTCCAGGCTGGCCCGTGCTCGCGGCCTGCTGGCGTCTGAACTGGGGAGAGCGTCATGA